Proteins encoded together in one Candidatus Neomarinimicrobiota bacterium window:
- a CDS encoding T9SS type A sorting domain-containing protein produces the protein VNDLGGTPAELYPNYETIVEVQGLYTYICGDEPADWLDEGDKNLVISGDEWLNNCYDGWVATDYEAGDFLYDYMGVDQTYPDMNGAATGVSRLIAVDDDEISGDLAAFVADSLLLNYDPNYEIGMQNWLDGVDVTDDATLSYWGVSGLIDTLTFAASDTADTVASGVYMELANGSKTALFAFDALSLNTMAVDADALHGAGYNWIGVYPEGPIPQALEWMDALFFASTDDDVAQIPSRFALRQNYPNPFNPVTSISFDLPTDGDISLTVYNMLGQKVATLVNEVRTAGSHTVTWDGTTDAGIALATGVYLYRIDAGDFGATKKMILLK, from the coding sequence GTCAACGATTTGGGTGGCACGCCCGCCGAGCTCTATCCCAATTACGAGACAATCGTCGAAGTCCAGGGCCTCTATACGTATATCTGTGGCGATGAGCCGGCAGATTGGCTCGATGAGGGAGACAAGAATCTCGTGATCTCGGGTGATGAATGGCTGAACAACTGTTACGACGGGTGGGTCGCTACCGATTACGAGGCTGGTGATTTCCTCTACGATTACATGGGTGTCGATCAGACCTATCCGGACATGAACGGTGCTGCCACGGGTGTGTCAAGATTGATAGCCGTAGACGATGATGAGATCTCCGGGGACCTCGCAGCGTTTGTCGCCGACTCTCTGCTTCTTAACTACGATCCGAACTATGAGATCGGCATGCAAAACTGGCTGGACGGCGTGGATGTAACAGACGATGCGACCTTATCGTACTGGGGAGTCAGTGGACTTATTGATACGCTTACTTTCGCTGCATCTGACACTGCGGATACGGTAGCTTCGGGGGTCTATATGGAGCTGGCGAATGGCAGCAAAACGGCGTTATTTGCCTTTGACGCCCTCAGTTTGAATACGATGGCCGTTGACGCGGACGCACTGCACGGAGCTGGGTACAACTGGATCGGTGTCTACCCCGAGGGTCCGATTCCTCAGGCACTGGAATGGATGGATGCTTTGTTTTTTGCATCGACAGATGATGATGTGGCACAGATTCCATCCCGGTTTGCTCTCCGTCAAAACTATCCGAATCCGTTCAACCCGGTGACGAGCATCAGTTTTGATCTCCCCACCGATGGTGACATTAGCCTGACGGTCTACAACATGCTTGGTCAGAAAGTGGCCACGCTTGTAAACGAGGTTCGGACGGCAGGCAGCCACACGGTGACCTGGGACGGTACCACGGATGCTGGTATAGCGCTAGCCACGGGTGTTTATCTCTACCGGATTGACGCCGGTGACTTCGGTGCGACCAAGAAGATGATTCTGCTGAAGTAA
- a CDS encoding peptidylprolyl isomerase, with translation MANCINRTAIASLALVCISCTLRMGEDDVVAIDGEVFSREAFLADVGETRFSNLDVVEKREVIGEFAERVIISMEAEMRGLRNGELTMKAEMRARENLTVNKIFEEEIWTSLLSDSSLRLLYERMGREIGVQHVVLTFAGSHRSKSDRPEEHALSLIKEIREKIIQGEMKFYEAAKKYSEDPSRYNDGQLGRFKWGELFEPVQTAAFSLGAGEISMTVRSDVGYHIVRVSGIKKLPRKPYEEMIPRLRQFIRSNQGHEFDVGVRNFESILRNRYGVTFNDDMIRELLAEIIRVHRDHDGSPKVSDITLVDLPGIVFVAGGIPVELPWLQERIELLGSPLSESLVISERSLTITLEHILYRFLTNQFAEETRGEEWFVEIDKAVERKRPDILKNILIERLSKENSDASKDELIQLVTDRHRVDINEDFLALYVDPAEPTDDVQPVK, from the coding sequence ATGGCGAACTGTATAAACAGGACTGCCATCGCCTCTCTGGCGCTGGTGTGTATTTCCTGCACACTCAGAATGGGTGAGGATGATGTGGTAGCCATTGATGGAGAGGTCTTTTCGCGTGAAGCATTTCTTGCCGATGTGGGGGAGACGCGGTTCAGCAATCTGGATGTGGTTGAGAAAAGGGAGGTGATAGGAGAGTTTGCAGAAAGGGTGATTATTTCGATGGAAGCGGAGATGCGTGGGCTCCGGAACGGTGAGCTGACCATGAAAGCCGAAATGCGAGCCAGAGAGAATCTCACGGTCAACAAGATCTTTGAGGAAGAAATCTGGACTTCACTTCTTTCCGACTCCTCTTTAAGACTCCTCTATGAACGGATGGGACGGGAGATTGGGGTTCAGCATGTGGTGCTGACATTTGCGGGTTCCCACAGGTCGAAGTCGGACCGCCCGGAGGAGCACGCGTTGAGTCTCATCAAAGAGATCAGAGAAAAAATCATCCAGGGAGAGATGAAATTCTACGAGGCAGCCAAGAAGTATTCCGAGGATCCTTCAAGATACAATGACGGGCAACTCGGCCGGTTCAAGTGGGGCGAGCTGTTTGAACCTGTCCAGACTGCAGCATTTTCGTTGGGAGCGGGAGAAATCTCCATGACTGTCAGGTCCGATGTGGGCTATCACATCGTTCGGGTATCGGGCATCAAGAAATTACCCCGGAAACCGTATGAAGAGATGATACCGAGATTGAGGCAGTTCATCCGGAGCAACCAGGGCCATGAGTTCGACGTTGGAGTCAGGAATTTTGAGTCGATACTTCGGAATCGTTACGGGGTTACTTTCAACGACGACATGATTCGCGAGCTACTGGCCGAGATCATCCGTGTCCATCGCGATCACGACGGAAGCCCCAAGGTATCCGACATTACGCTGGTGGATCTTCCAGGAATCGTCTTTGTTGCGGGGGGAATTCCCGTGGAGCTGCCGTGGTTACAGGAGCGGATTGAGCTTCTCGGTTCCCCTCTTTCTGAGTCCCTGGTCATATCGGAAAGGAGTTTAACCATCACTCTGGAGCACATACTCTACAGATTCCTGACTAACCAATTCGCTGAGGAGACAAGAGGGGAAGAGTGGTTTGTCGAAATTGACAAAGCGGTGGAACGGAAGCGACCTGACATTTTGAAAAACATTTTGATAGAGCGGCTGTCAAAGGAAAATTCCGATGCGTCAAAGGATGAACTTATTCAACTGGTGACGGACAGGCACCGGGTAGACATCAATGAAGATTTTCTCGCATTATATGTGGATCCCGCTGAACCGACCGATGACGTTCAACCTGTAAAGTAA
- a CDS encoding M23 family metallopeptidase — MLRVYVTTSLLFLAGCTYFIKPPTVEDVTPSEEVSYEFSEDGRIVTIHIPHGAVAPGETVEELLHSTAGRIDYETYFPRVEDDSLKRVLSRELRDIVGEGNLFRYSYREISSDQRAVTIILDEDQSGIARLASELMKKYENVKRVVHDFSYLSQLSLLLPCPNVPVPEDANLLPNAPRDYRSGTHRGIDFPAPYGSQVRSVADGIVTRADHDYREITNEFRDSLLKKASFIGYTPSDVFEHILLGRSVFIDHGVDMVPGKRLVSIHAHLSQIDESIQVGKSVRRGQLVGLCGNSGTSDGAEGTRQGAHLHYELIIQDENGEWYMGQGLPHPELIDLLNAIFNGQ, encoded by the coding sequence ATGTTGCGCGTTTATGTGACCACGTCCCTGCTTTTCCTTGCAGGGTGTACCTACTTCATTAAACCGCCAACGGTCGAAGACGTAACTCCATCTGAAGAGGTCTCGTATGAATTCTCGGAAGATGGGAGAATCGTGACCATTCATATCCCTCACGGGGCAGTGGCTCCTGGAGAGACAGTTGAGGAGCTTCTCCATAGCACCGCGGGACGTATCGATTACGAGACGTACTTTCCCCGGGTAGAAGACGATTCTCTGAAAAGGGTGCTGAGTCGGGAACTCAGAGATATTGTCGGGGAGGGTAACCTTTTCCGGTACTCATATCGTGAAATAAGCTCAGACCAGCGTGCCGTCACGATCATACTGGATGAGGATCAATCGGGAATTGCTCGACTGGCCTCAGAACTAATGAAGAAATACGAAAATGTGAAGAGAGTGGTCCATGATTTTTCGTATCTTTCGCAGCTCTCGCTCCTCCTTCCATGCCCCAATGTCCCTGTTCCGGAGGACGCTAATCTCCTCCCCAATGCTCCACGGGATTATCGAAGTGGAACCCATCGCGGGATCGATTTCCCCGCACCGTATGGATCACAGGTAAGAAGTGTCGCCGACGGCATCGTTACGCGAGCCGACCACGACTACCGGGAAATAACGAATGAATTCCGCGACTCGCTCTTGAAAAAAGCATCTTTCATTGGCTATACTCCCTCGGATGTGTTTGAGCACATCCTTCTGGGAAGAAGTGTATTCATCGACCACGGGGTAGACATGGTTCCCGGGAAGCGACTCGTTTCTATCCATGCCCACCTTTCACAGATTGATGAGTCGATTCAGGTAGGAAAATCTGTTCGTCGAGGGCAGCTGGTGGGATTATGTGGAAACAGCGGCACCAGCGACGGGGCTGAGGGTACCCGGCAGGGGGCCCATCTCCACTATGAACTCATCATTCAGGACGAAAACGGGGAGTGGTACATGGGTCAGGGACTTCCCCACCCTGAACTTATCGATTTGTTGAATGCAATCTTCAACGGCCAGTGA
- a CDS encoding type II 3-dehydroquinate dehydratase: MNILVLHGPNMNLIGVRSAQVGDRVTLDKIDTALRRKAHELEITLKTLQTHHPGKAITFIQRNRNWADGLLFTPGPWAKGQYDILDTLKLVSLPTVEIHFTSDFDPDSYAKSSLFSVMAVATKEAHPIQAYTSALVELHSHINTGSS, from the coding sequence ATGAATATACTTGTTCTACACGGGCCCAACATGAACCTCATAGGGGTACGTTCTGCCCAGGTGGGCGACCGGGTTACCCTCGACAAAATCGACACGGCACTGAGACGAAAGGCGCATGAACTGGAGATTACCCTGAAAACACTCCAGACTCATCATCCCGGGAAGGCCATCACCTTTATTCAGCGAAACAGAAACTGGGCAGATGGATTGCTCTTCACACCGGGTCCCTGGGCAAAAGGTCAATACGATATTCTAGATACTCTGAAGCTTGTCTCTCTGCCCACCGTTGAAATCCACTTCACATCCGATTTTGACCCGGACAGTTACGCAAAATCGTCTCTATTTTCCGTAATGGCCGTCGCGACAAAAGAGGCTCATCCCATCCAGGCGTATACCTCGGCCCTGGTGGAACTCCATTCACACATCAACACCGGGAGTAGTTAA